A window of Mycolicibacterium holsaticum DSM 44478 = JCM 12374 genomic DNA:
CTTCCACTTCCGCTCCAAGCACGCGTTGGCTTCGGCGATCGTCGACCAACGGTCCGCGGAAGCCAGGGCGTCGGTCGATGAACTGCTGGCGCGTCGCCTCTCCGGCCTGGAGACGCTCATCGACATCTGTTTCCTCATCGCCACCGAAGACATCGGTGACGAACTGTCTCGGGCCGGATTGAACCTGCTCGAGTCGGTCGGCCGGGCCGACGACCTGCAGACCCGCGTGCTCACCGAGTGGATCGACGCGTTCACCCGGATCCTCGAGAAGGCCGCGAGCGAGGGCGACGTCCGTGACGACGTCGAGCCGAGGAGCGTCGCGCGGCTGCTGGTGTCGTTGTACCAGGGCCTTCGCCAGACGAGCGACCTGGCCGAACCCGAACGTTTCCTGCACGATTTCCGGGCGGCGTGGACGCTGGTGCTACCGGGGTTCGTCACCGACGATCGCAGGGCCTACGTCACGGAATTCATTAAGAGACGGACCGTTATCGCGATCAGGAAGGCCAAGCCCCTGCCCCGGTGATCTAATATTTGCCTCCAGGCAACCGCCAACCGGTGGGCCGACCGACTCGCGGAGGTAGCCACCATGGCGCGCCAAGCCCGGTCTGAGGCGACGCGGCAGCGGATCATCAACTCGGCGGTTCACCTGTTCAACGAGATCGGTTACGACGCCACCGGGTTGGGCGACATCCTCGAGCACGCCGAGATGACCAAGGGTGCGTTGTATTACCACTTCGACTCCAAGCAATCGCTGGCCAGCGCGATCATCGAGGAGGGCAACGCCATCCTGCTTGGTGCGTTCAGGGACATCGGGCAGTCGTCGGCGCCCGCACTGGAACGCATCATTCACGGTGTGTTCGTCGTCGGTGAGCTGCTGCGCACGGATCTGGTGGCACGCAGCGGGCTTCATCTTCTTCAGGCC
This region includes:
- a CDS encoding ScbR family autoregulator-binding transcription factor, whose translation is MARQARSEATRQRIINSAVHLFNEIGYDATGLGDILEHAEMTKGALYYHFDSKQSLASAIIEEGNAILLGAFRDIGQSSAPALERIIHGVFVVGELLRTDLVARSGLHLLQALGGFNEVATRQYEAWIHAVTLGVREGIEEGDLRPDLDTRRASESIISAMLGIELLSSAIASGPDVLERSAWMWELLLPGIVTDESLPYFRAFLARESMRRSASD
- a CDS encoding TetR/AcrR family transcriptional regulator, whose product is MTEQVDRRSDGARLQIVRAAAKLFAERPYSRVSLDDILADASVTKGAMYFHFRSKHALASAIVDQRSAEARASVDELLARRLSGLETLIDICFLIATEDIGDELSRAGLNLLESVGRADDLQTRVLTEWIDAFTRILEKAASEGDVRDDVEPRSVARLLVSLYQGLRQTSDLAEPERFLHDFRAAWTLVLPGFVTDDRRAYVTEFIKRRTVIAIRKAKPLPR